CCCATACTTGTCCTTCCAGTAGTCACAATATCATTTTCATGACTAGTTTTCACATATGCTTGCTCACAATTTGCACTTGCATGTTGCTGTGCTTCTGACCGTACAGGTCTAAGATAGTGTCTATTACGTCTATAAGCAGTATCATTTACTTTAACCATGTAATCCTTGATCCTTTCTGTGCCATAACCACTCCAGGGTtccatttccttttcttttcttgAAGTAAAATTTGTTGTCCTGATTTTAATTCTGGTAACCTATTTGTTCCTTTGTCATAatagtgtttttgttttctttgattttctctcaattgtgtaaaatatcttttactAGAATGTCTGGGCTTTAAAAATTCCATACTGACTGGTAAGTTGGTTCTGAAATTTCTTCCAGTTAGCAACACACAAGGAGCAggtaaattttgttttggagttgTATTATAATCTAATACAGCTAGAAATGGATCTTTCTTAGTTTGTACagattttaaaaacaagttttttattgtttgtattgttCTTTCCACCATGCCATTGCTACGAGGATATTGTGGACTTGATGTTGTTACTTCAATATTATATAtacggacaaaatttaaaaattcatgagAGCTGAATGGAGGACCATTATCAGAAAATATGTCACAAGGCAGTCCATTAATagcaaacaaattttttaattgtgttacAACACTGCTAGCCGTTTTGTTCATTAGTTTATTAACAATTGCAAACTTCGAAAAATAATCAACCACAACTAAAAAATCTTGTGAGGCTACTGTCATGAAATCAATACCAATTTTTTGCCAAGGTATTTCAGGTACATCATGTGATTTTAATGGCTCCCTATTGTTGCTCTTATAGCTCATTTGACAAGTTAGACAGTTCAAAACAATGTTTTCTATATCCTTCATCAATCCCGGATAATACATTGCTTCTTGAGCCTTCTTCTTACATGATACTACACCCTGATGAGACTGATGTATAACATCAAGAAATTCACCCTTTAATTCTTCAggaataattaaccttttttttataaaataatacattctttaataaatatatatcatgTCTGTCAGACCAGAATTTTTTCACCTCACAAGGTACAGAGCTTTTATGCTCAGGCCACCcatttaaaacataatatttaactttttgtaaagatGGGTCAGTATCAATTGCATTTTGcaatcttttttcattttcttttgatgttgctacaatagaatacacttttaaattattttcatcatctataaaattagtatttatggttttattcaaAGGATCTCTACTTAAATTGTCAGGAACTTTGAGATTTTTACCAGGAACATATTTGAGTGAAAATTTATATCTCATTAATTGCATTGCCAGTCTTTGGATCCTAGGTGACATTTCATCTAAAGGTTTTTTTAACAAACCTAAAAGAGGTCTGTGGTCTGTCTCTATTTCAAAATCTATGCCATAAAGATAGAATGAAAATCTTTCACATCCATACACTATACCAAGAAGCTCCTTTTCAATGTGGTTATACCTCCTTTGGGTTGGAGTTAATGACACTGATGCAAATTCAATTGGAAACCCATCTTGCGAGACCATGGACCCCAAACCATATGGGCTGGCATCAACAGAGAGTATGGTCTTTTTGTCAGGGTTAAAATAATGCAAAGTAGTGGCTGACGCCACAAGATTCTTTAGTTTATCAAAACATGCCTGTTCATTATGTCCCCACTGCCACTCATTTTTACTAGAAAGTAAACATCTTAGAGGACTAGTGTGTTCTGACAGGTTTGGTATAAATTTTGCAAGATATACTATGGTTCCCAAAAAAcgttgtaattcttttttattacttggtggTGTCATTTTTGTAATAGCTTCTGTTTTATCATGATCAGCTGAAATGCCAATATTACTAATCTGATGACCTAAAAATTTCACTTTTGTTTGACAAAATTTAGATTTTCCTAAATTCAAAGTTAAGCCactctgtttaattttttctaaaacacatttcaaatttttatcatgttcatttttagaacatccaaaaaccaaaatatcatcaaaatatgTTATTGTTCCTGATATACTATCTAAAAGTTCagacatatatttttgaaaaatttcaggtGCACAGGTAAGGCCATATGGTAATCTCAGATATCTATAACGACCAAAAGGTGTAGTAAAAGTACATAAAAGTGAACTTTCATAATTCAAAGGCAACTGAAGAAAAGCAGATGACGCATCTAATAATGTGAAATAATTAGCCCCTGAAAGCTTAGCAAATAAAGTATCTTGAGTAGGAATTGGAAACCTTtctcttttaacatatttatttagataCACATAATCCATACATATTCTAATATCAGATCCCTTATTTTTCGGAACAACTACAATAGGATTTTGCCATTCTGTGGGTTCACTAACTGGTACAATAAGGTTTTTACGTACCATATCATCAAGTTTATCTTTAACTTGGCTCCTTATAGCCAGTGTAATTTTTCGTGTCCCACTTATGAATGGCACTGCATCACTAgataaagttatattaaaataccTGTTGACCTTTCCTACACCTGAAAAAATGCTCTTATAACTATTTATAATATGATTTGTTTCATTATCTATCATACTAACACTAGGCTGATCAGAAACAATTTGAAAGTCTCTTGCTGCCTTTAGGCCTAATAGAGATTTTTGTTTATCATTATCTAAAATATAGAACAGacaatctttaaatattttcttgaaagagcaaggtatataaattttaccaacaacATTAATAACATGTCCAGTATAGCTAGATAATGAACTATTAGTATTTTCAAGCACTttataatcaatatttaaatttttaaaatcactacTGTTCAATATATTGACTTCACTTCCAGTATCAACTTTTAAAATACTCTCTTTACCATTAATAATGATTTTTTGAAACCATTCGGATTAATTTCATTAACAGTCCACACTACTACCTGTTCATCAGTTAAATCAGTGTCAGAATTGCTACAACTACTATCGTTATTATTGATTTCATGGACTTTGTTGTTATTATCAGGACAAAATTTACGGTAGTGTCCTTTTTTGTTACACAAAGAACAATATCTGAAAAATGCAGGACACTTACCCCTAATATGCTGAAGTCCACATTTATAACACTGAATGTAATGGTTACCTGTATTTTTTTCAGTAACTTTGTGGCTTGTAGACTGCTTCTTCTCATACTTTGAACCATACCTTGACTGTCCTGTAGATCCAGGtctgttttcttcatttcttttcttcacAACACTAACACTTTcactttctttggatatttcacgtTGAGTAACAGCACTATTTTCCATAGCCCTACAGATGTCTATAGCTTGTGCTAGTTTTAAATCAGCacattgtaataatttttcttgaattcgtAGATCATGTGTACCCAAAACAATCctgtccaaaattaaagtatcctTTTCTTTAAACTCACATGTTGATGCTAATTGTTTCAAGGCAGTTACAAACTGATCGATActttcattttgtaattgatctcttttaaagaatttaaaatgttCATAAATTAAATTCTTAAGAGGGCTGCAGTATGTATCAAACTTACACAAAACAACATTGTACTTCTGATCATCTCCAACATTTTCATACTCGAAGGTATTGAATATCTTTAGCCCTTCATCTCCCAGCTGATTTAGGAGAATAGCAATTTTTATGTGGTCTGGTTTTTCACTTTTGCCGGAGGCTGTTAAAAATAACTGGAACTTTTGCTTCCAAAATTTCCACTCGTGAGAAATATTATTTCCTTGGAAACTAAACGGTTCTAAGCCTTTACAAGTATCTGTCATCTTGATTCGAGCACAGTATAGCTCCTTtacttacatatattttttataggCTTTTGTCACATGCACCGGCTTTTAACACAACTTAACCTATCGTCACTTTTCCGCTACCACCATGTAATGTATTCCTCTTTAGGACTGTTGGacataacataaagctacttacgataggttttattaatttattaagctttataagaaTTGTATAACTTAACCTTAATTCAGTTCACATGTAGTCCATGACCTAAATCTATTGTCATGTGTGGTTGTCATGTCACTGCTGTCACTTGAGGTTCCGTttgccaagtgcaacgttgccaagtatatccgtacatgaaaaccatacataacattccccttttccttctttctggcggaacatacattaaggttaggttaggttaggttaggttaaaaaggaagtcatggctgcgaaatattcgagactggacaaacatgactgtagacgaattattccacgttgaaaaagatagagaagcctttaaaaatgtggtcgccaacctccgttaatggggacggcataggaagaagaagaagatacattaAGGCTTtttttggccaccgctcctcctccattctcattaCGTGatcataccattgtaattgccttccttgtattctatctgaaagagtatctctaattcctgtacggtttcgtatttcctcattcctgattctttccattctcgatactcgacatgaccttctaagataatccatttccacaacgtctactttatctcgttcattctttgtcatcgtccaacattcagcaccatatgtggtaattggttctacaattgctctgtatacgcgaagtttggtatgcatctttattttattagaccacagtaatgaattcagtattcggatgcattttttcccttgggttattcggttttgtacatctatcttaactctgccatctgctgatatgatgcttcctagatatttattttccattttttgtaatgtttaatatttataattttgttcTTTTGACTTGTTATCAACCTTGTTGTAACTTATAATCAAATAAACTAACTAACTATCTATCtatttttgatgtatgtttcatgttcatttatcctgacacttagtagtcttgcggtttctcccacatagaaattgttgcattcacaggtcattttatttttactattcTTTACATTTTGACGAGcagtttaatattaaaaaattcataGCAAGCTTGCCATAAAATAAAaggattaaataaattatttacctttCGTATTATAAAAAACTAACTCCATACCTTAAAATTTACCAGTGTATTTAATATGAACGTAGGTAGCTAGTGCAACTAGCAAAATCAACCTTTTGAATTAGGTTCATTGTTACTTTATGAAAGCAAAATACTGTTCGTTTTACTATAATGAAATTCTCATATATACAACGTGCGACGTTCCTACAAAGCTTAATCCATGACAATTtgcattatttatataaaatccTCTGCTTTCTCGGGTTCGCTTCGTTTTCATGAGAGTGCCTAATTGGATCACCCCACAAATTAGGTAATTAGAATGATACACGTTTTTGTATTATTAAAGAGCTCATTAGtgtagaaaatattaaaatatgtacGTTTTGCAGAAgaattacatattatataatattctGAAGAAGAATTCTTTTTAATGTATAAAGTATGGTAATAGTAcataacctattttaattttaatacactGAATGGCAAAAAAAGTGGCCAcatctataaaataaaaattccgaaaataaaaattcattggaagttttatgcactgtttcatattacgtctcaatttaaatatttattgcgatCATATATGCTTGTTTTTGATAGTTTTGACGTTTATGTTGTTGTTTTGTGTAGTCGCTGTTTATCTTTTAAGTTGAAAACAtttaactaaacagtaatttaacTTTTCAAACGTGGATTTCTACTAAGTGAATAATTAAAATATGGTGTTATCTACAGTAGATGTTGCTCGAATTATTGCATTGCTATAACACGGAAGAACTTAATGTATCCGAATCTGTAACTATtccgagaataaaaaaatatggagAGCTTTCCATCGCTTTATAGCAGGGATGCACAGACTTATTAAGACTAGGGGCCACTCGGGCAAATCATGAactatgaagttaaatgtgtcgatagcaattaaagtaaattgtatactcacgcttaatcaagtcattaagagcgatgctgggaatatttatattccactatgcatcaacaatttacccatgtaaattactatctttcttgtactcattgcgtcgagtaaggacgataaatatgcgaaaatggttgcgtttcgatttaatttgagtttcttaccactccctaacacgtgtttctgggtcttcccgtcatcagagagagcttgtaagaaaactcaaactaaaccaaaacgcaccgactactcggcaattatagaaaaaataattaccagagtatgctactagagacatctagtgatgaaagatgaagttaaatgtgtcgatagcaattaaagtaaattgtatactcacgcttaatcaagccattaagagcgatgctgggaatatttatattccactatgcatcaacaatttacccatgtaaattactatctttcttgtactcattgcgtcgagtaaggacgataaatatgcgaaaatggttgcgtttcgatttaatttgagtttcttaccactccctaacacgtgtttctgggtcttcccgtcatcagagagagcttgtaagaaaacttaaactaaaccaaaacgcaccgactactcggcaattatagaaaaaataattaccagagtatgctactagagacatctagtgatgaaagatgaagttattattttttctataattgccgagtagtcggtgcgttttggtttagtttgagttttcttacaagctctctctgatgacgggaagacccagaaacacgtgttagggagtggtaagaaactcaaattaaatcgaaacgcaaccattttcgcaaaTCATGAACTGATGGCGGGCCGGCCGCCAGAAGTATAGGTAATTAAAGACAATAAAGaattgataataatttattaaaattgaaaaataatttattaatttaaagcGTGGCACTGCATAGTGCTTataatcttttttatatttggcTCAAATTTACTTGTAGCAACACGTAAAACTGCTTCCCAACTTTCATTTGCAAGGCGATttcgattttttgttttattattatttagtattgaaaaagtttgttcacatatataggtagaaccaaAAAAGCTAGCACATTTTAGAGCGTTTATGCGCAACTCTTCGTACATATTTTTATCAATGCAGCGCTAAAAGTTCAGCAAGTCTCCTTCGTTGAATTTGTTGCGTAAATCTTGGTCGTTTTGAATGTCGATAATTTCTAACTGCATTGACTCTGGCGCATTTTCAACTGAAATCGTTGATTGCTGAATATGTCCAACAGAGGTTTCACTTTTTTAAACTCAGAAAATCTTTCTTGAAAATATTGAATCAAAATATCTAGCTTTTCTACATAACTGAAATTAATCGCAGTTTTGTTGAATTTTCCAGCCATTTTCTTATAATTCGGAAAATGATTGTAATCTCCAGAATTCAACTGTGATCTGAAAAGTGTCAGCTTGCATTGAAAGGATGATACATGAGCGTAGAGCTGGGATATCAGTTGATTTTTCCCTTGAAGCCGTGTGTTCAAGACATTCAAATGATTTGTAATGTCAACTAAAAAAGCCAAATCACACAACCAATCAGGATTTTTAAGTTCCGGGACATCCCTTTGCTTTTCCGCCAGAAATATTCcaatttcttctattaaatttagAAATCGTTCCAGTGTCAATCCACGACTTAGCCACCTTACTTCTGTATAATACAGAAAATCTCCGTATTTGCTTTCGATGTCATCAAGGAATTGTTTGAATTGTCTGTGATTGAGTTTTTGTGATTTTATGAAATTTACAATCAAAACTAGCACTTTCATGacaatttgaaattaaatttttttagaacaGAGGGCTTCTTGGCGTATAATGCAGTGAAACTGCATAAGATCTTCAGCGTTTATGTTTTTTTCTTGCAGATGCTTTTTCAGCAAAGTAACTAgcccggaattgacaccaatcaTCGAAGGAGCACCGTCAGTCGCAACTCCCGATAATTTTGATAAGTCCAAATCAGTTTTTAAACACTCATCCAAAAGAACATTGAGTTGACATAATCAACTCCTTTGGTTTGACCTTTCAATGAACACATTCCTAATAACTCTTCTAAGACTTCAAAATCTTAAATAACACCTCGTATGAATATGAGAAGTTGAGCTGTGGAACTAATATCAGTGGATTCGTCGAGtgttaatgaaaaaaatttaatgatcttagttttttctattaattgttccGCAATATTACTCGACAAAGATATTATTCGTCTTTGGATAGTCATACGATTCAGTTGAATTTTCTCAAACTTTTTTGATGCTTCTGGACATATTTTCTTAGCGGCAATTTCTATGCATTCTTTTACAAAATCGCCATCATTGAAGGGGCGACTTCGCTTTGCTATCATTCGAGAAATTTCATAACTAACTTCTGTAGCTGTTTCTGAATCTTGAATGGGTTTTGTAAATATAGCTTGCTGACCAATAAGCTCCCGTTTTAAAGAcaacattttttgctttcttaattcGCCTGTAAACTTGGTAAAAGAAGAATGCTGCGTTTCATAGTGCCTTTTTACATTATATTCCTTTGCAATCGCAACAGAATTCTTGCAAATTAAACAAACGACTTTGTTATGCGACCATACAAAAAAGTATTTCTCAGTCCAAATTTCTTGAAACTGCCGATTTTCATCTTTAACCTTACGTTTTTTACTGGGTCCTGGCTTCTCCATGTTGCGTTCTA
The genomic region above belongs to Diabrotica undecimpunctata isolate CICGRU chromosome 8, icDiaUnde3, whole genome shotgun sequence and contains:
- the LOC140449069 gene encoding EPM2A-interacting protein 1-like, which translates into the protein MEKPGPSKKRKVKDENRQFQEIWTEKYFFVWSHNKVVCLICKNSVAIAKEYNVKRHYETQHSSFTKFTGELRKQKMLSLKRELIGQQAIFTKPIQDSETATEVSYEISRMIAKRSRPFNDGDFVKECIEIAAKKICPEASKKFEKIQLNRMTIQRRIISLSSNIAEQLIEKTKIIKFFSLTLDESTDISSTAQLLIFIRGVI